The Porphyromonas pogonae genome segment GACTTTGAGAGGCAATGCCATCTTTTAGCGTGCCGTCAGGATTGAAATCCGAAGCTTGGAAGAGTCTGTCGGTTTCGTAGCCCCATATTTCTCCGAGTTTCTTGCCTTCATAATAGCTATTGATATTTTTGATGGCGGAGTTGTACTTAGTGATTTTCTCACTCACGTGTGACAGCGATGCACGGGCATTGACGCCAAGGCCGAATCCGAATCTATGATTGAAGTCCATAGCTATCTCAAATCCTTTACCTGTAATCTCCCCGAAATTGATTAGCGGTGATTTTGCGCCAAAGGTAAGTGGCAGTGTTTCGCCGGGACTGTGCATATCCGATGTAACACGCTGATACCAGTCCATGGTGATGCCGAATTTATTATTGAAAAATCTCATATCCGCACCGATATCCAGTGTAGTAACTCTTTCCCATGTAAGCTCAGGTGAGATGATCGACGGGGAGTTTAGGTAGGTCACTTCTTTACCGTCGACTATCCAGTTTGCATTGCCTGATGACATTGTGGAGATATAAGTATTGGCCGGTACGTCTTGGTTGCCTATAGTACCCCATGATGCCCGTATCTTCATGTTGGATACATAGGGTTTGCTCCATTCCATGAATTTTTCTTCGGATAGTCTCCATCCTGCTGATACGGAGGGAAACAAAGCCCATTTCTTTCCTTGAGGAAATTTGGATGAACCGTCATAACGCGCATTTAGCTCCAAAAGATATTTTTCTTGGAAGTTATAGTTGATGCGACCAAAGAATCCTGCTGACGAAAGTTCATTGTGGTATGAATCATACGGGCTGTAAGAGTACTGATCACCTGTGGCAAGCGCTATCTCGGGATATTTCATACTGATAAGCCCTCTGCGTTCGGAGTAGTGCGACAAAGCCTCACGCTTCTCTGCATCCATCCCTGCCATGAATTTAAAATTATGATTGTCGTTGAGTTCCCAAAGGTATGTTCCGTATGCTTTGAATATATTCGCTGTAGTATAGCTCGATGACTGCACGGCTCTATCATGCGAACTTCCGTATATATCCTTATAATTGTCGAACGGTGCAGCCGAGAACATATCATAGGCTGTGATCTTGCCGCCGTCTCTTTTCTCAGCCACATTGATGGATGAGTAGGTGTAGTCGAAGTTTACGGTGAGGTTTTGTAAGGGATTCAGTTCCGTACCAAGGTTGAGGCGAATGTAGTTTTGAGTCTCCCTTTCTTTATTGCCCGCCTTGATATCTGTTACGGCAGAGCGGAATTCCTTTCCTTCGTAGGTAGTGTAGGGATACCAGCGAGGCCAACGCAAAAGATAAAACCAAGCATCGTATTGTCCCGATGTAAATCTATATGGCTGCTCGTTCTCCGATTTAGTGTAAAGGATATTGGCTTTCACCCTCCACCAGTCTTTGATATTCGTGGTGATACTTGAGTTTACATTGTATCTGTTGTATTGATCGGTATTGAATTTCATAATACCTTTTTGGTTCAGGTATCCCAGACTGATATTATATATAGTCTTGTCATTACCTCCCGAAATCGATAGGTTGTGTGTTTGCTGTGGTGTCCAGTTTTTGGTAAACTCTTTCATGGGGTCGAATGAGCGGTAAAAGTAGGTTTTACCGTTACTCACCTCAAAGTCTCTGCCTTGTTGCAACTCTCCCAGCTCTTTTTCAGACATATTCCCGTACTTCTCATTCCACTCCATCATTTTTTTTAGAGCGTAGTCGTCTATGGTATAGCCTATATTGGTCTTACTGCTGAGGCCTATTCTCTTCATCACTTCCAGTGCGAACTTGGCATTATCTACTGTAGATGCAAGTTCCGGTTTTTTGGTAGGCGTGTTCCATGCAAAGTTATTGGAGTAGGTGACTTGTACTTTGTCACCTCTTTTGCCCGACTTTGTGGTGATGAGTATCACTCCCCATGCTGCGCGTGTGCCGTATATTGACGATGAAGCAGCATCTTTGAGCACCGATATAGTTTCGATATCGTCAGGATTGATGAGGTTGATATCGGGTATTTCTACGTTATCCACCAGAATCAGTGGAGAAGTACCCCCTGATGCATTGAGTGATCCTATGGCACCACGCAGTTTGATCGTAGAGTTTGTTCCCACACCTCCGGTGTTATTGGTGATGGTGAGCCCCGGAGTGATACCTTGCAAAGCTTTCGCTACATCCGTTACCGGGCGACTTGCTACAGCTTCTTTCACATTTACGTTGGCAACGGCCCCCGTCAGGTTTACTTTCTTTTGAGTTCCATAGCCTACTACCACTACCTCCTTGAGGGCTTTGGCATCGTCTTGCAGTACCACCTTCATTCCTTGGTGGGCTTTGACTTCTACTTTCTTGTATCCTACCGAGGTGATAATAAGTACGGCTCCTTCCGGCACTTTGATACTGAATTTGCCGTTGACATCCGTGGCAAAACCGTTTTTTGGCATACTTTTCTCTATCACGCTGGCTCCTATGATAGCTTCGCCTTTTTCGTCTACCACGGTACCGTTGATAACCACGGTGTTTTGCTGGATCAACTGTTCCGCATCATCCGATGATATGGGGCGTGCTGCATGAAGAGGATTGGCACACACTCCCATAATCGCAGATGCAAAAATTAAAGTCCCCAACCGATAGGATCGGAAATACTTTGTTAGCTGTAAATTTACATTCATATAGAATACTGGTATTAGTGATTTGAATATCAACCTAATAATTTGTTTTATGCCCTTTGCGGGGGCTATAGCCTTATTATCTCTAAGAGTTTGGAGTAGGAGTGTCTTTTGTTTACTTTCCGGGGCTAAAGACTACACTCCGGTATATTCGTTTTTTTAATTAAAGAATCTCTATGGTATCGTATTGTTTATTAATTGTGTCTTATGATTTTTGATTTAATTATTTTTATGTTCGCGATAAAGGTATTTATTAATTTTATATGAACTTTGTATTTGATTATATTTATATGTTGGAAACATATTTTCACAAATAGCGGGCTGTGTTCTCTTTAACGGTCTAACGCCTTTGTTTCAAATCATATTGCGAAGTTTTGATTTTCATATTTATAAGGGCTTTACAGTAGGGAAGGCTCATTCGACTGTTATGTTGCATTTGTAAGGCAGTGGTATTGTCGTATTGGTTTCGATGTGGACGGGAGGTCGATATTTCATAATGATATTGTATTGTTGTTTTTGGTATCATTGTGTTATTTTGAGGGTTGGTGGTGATTGATGTGATGTTTTTATAACTATTTAATTATCAGTAAAATAAATTGGTTGAAGATTTGATTTTTTTGAAATAATTGCTCTATATCCCTTTCAAAGCTTATTCCTTGTTGCGTAAGTCCTATGTGACGTGTGGAATAAGTTCGATTCAAACTCCTTTTTGAGGTAATGGGGTATGTTGTAGAGATGGAGTTGTATTTTAGTTGTGATGCCTCTGTGTTTTAGTTAAAACGTTTTGGTGTTTTAGCTAAGACATTTCAGTACTTTAACTAAAACACCAAAACGTTTTAACTAAAATGCGAAAGTGTTTTAACTAAGATATAGGGCCTTTTTTTGGGATGCAGAAGTGAATTGTGCGGCTGTTGAGGGAAATCAATGAGTTGCCGGTTTCTGGTGTGTGTTATTTCACTAGGTTATGGTTGAGCGTGTGTGATGCAGGGCGCTTGAAGGGGGAGGTATATAGTTGTTATTTAGACTACACTCTTTAGCTTTGAGTGTTGGGGTTTTCTTGTTTATGTTTTGATTATATGGAGTTTAGATGCAGGGATCGGATGTCTATGTTTGGTGTTGTGGCATAGTGCCGGAGTTGCCTCGTGTGTCACGAGGTTTTTGTGGAGGAGTGCATAGTCTTGTTTATTGGTAAGGAGTAGAGTATAGTTGTTATTCATTGTTTTTTGAGTTTTATGTATGGATGTGCGGTTATCGCGATTATATTCAGGATAAATATACTACATGTACACCCCCTTTGTCAATACCCTCAAAGGTGAGCGTGGAATATCAAAATAATTGCGTATTTAACCTTATTGCTGTCATCTTGTCACTCGTTGAGGCGATTGTTGTATTTCTATTCAGGAGTAAGTTGATGCTCAGGTTACTTGTTTTGTAAATAATATTCGGGCTCATGTATGCCTTCGAATGAATCAATTTCATGATAGTTAACTAATCCTGCCATGGCATTTTCGCATACAAGATCCAGTTGGATGCCGTATTCTTTGGCCACTATTCGTAAGATTTCCGAAAGGTGATCAGCGTGCGAACCCACAATTCTTGTAGGCAGTGCGTTGTAATCATATTGGCAAACGCATCTCTCAAAGAATTGTCTGAAATGGTTGAGAAACAGTCGGTAAATGTAATTGTTGTCAATGTATTGGTAAAGGAAAGAGCCCGTCTCGGAAAGGAATTTATTTGGGAGTGGTTTTCTGTACAGTGTTTCCATAATATACTCGGTGCTTGTAGCAAATGTCTCGAAGTAATGCTCTGTGATTTCTTTGGGGGCATATTCTTTCACTACGTCAGCAAGGAATGTTTTGCCGGCAACCGCCAGGCTACCTTCATCACCCAGTAGATAACCTCCTGATTTGATATTTCTTACTATGATGTCGCCGTTGTAGTAGCATGAGTTGGAGCCCGTACCCAAAATGCAGGCGATGCCTTGGTCTTTGCCAAATAGCCCGCGTGCAGCCCCCAAGAGGTCACTCTCGACTTCGAATGGCGTGCGAAACTGTGCAGTGAGGGATGCGGATACCGTCTCTATCTTCTCCGGAGTGTTGCATCCTGCGCCGTAGTAATATCCTTTGGTGATTTTCGTTCTGAAAAATCCTTCCGGTAGCCCCAGTCTTATGGCTCTGCTGATTTCTCTCCGTGACTGAAAGTATGGATTGATGCCTTCTGTATAGGCTTGTTCTATAATTTCACCTCTTTCCAGAAGTGTCCATTGTGCTTTTGTAGATCCGCTTTCCGCTATGAGTATCATGGGTGGTTCTTTTTATGATCTATATAATCGTTTGTGTTTATTTGTCTCTTATTGTCGGCTTTATTGATGGTATTACTCAATATGGCTTAAATATACATTATTCTTTATCTATGCCTGTTTGGGGCTTCTATATTTAATTCTTTTTTGTATAAAAGATGATACAAATGTAGTGAACTTAAAATTTGTTACCAAAATATAAATAATTGATTTAGGAGATAATGATATTAAAACTATTTTATCTTTGTTGAAAACATCCCATTGTTTGACTAATAGTATGAAAAAAAGAGCATTGATTATCTTTTCCTTTTTTTGTGTATTGGCTACCTTATGCTATGCGCAGACAGACAGCGTAGTGGTAGGTGCCGCCCGGCTAAATGAGTATTTGCCCATGATTCACAAGAAACGGGTAGCTTTATTCTCAAATCATACAGGCTTGGTCGAGGGGAGACATACACTGGATGTTTTGCTTGAGCATCGTGTCAAGGTCACAGCGCTCTTCTCTCCGGAGCATGGATTCAGAGGCAATGCCGATGCGGGAGAGCATGTGTCGAGTGGCAAAGACCCATCCACCGGTGTGCCTATCTATTCGCTTTATGATGGTAGATCCCGGTATCCGTCACAGCAAAGTATGAAAACTTTCGATGTATTGCTTGTGGATATTCAGGATGTGGGGCTCAGATACTATACCTATTATATATCCATGATGAGACTCATGGAAGCTTGTGCCCGATACGGGAAGAAAGTGGTTGTGCTCGACCGTCCCAATCCCAACGGTATGTATGTAGATGGCCCTATATTGGATATGAAATACAAATCAGGGGTGGGGCTACTGCCTATCCCTGTAGTACACGGACTCACGTTGGGGGAGCTGGCACGCATGGCTATAGGTGAGCATTGGCTGGACAAGAAAACTCAGAGTCTTGATCTCAAGGTAATACCTTGCCTCCACTATACTCATGGGACCCGCTATACCTTGCCTGTGGCTCCATCGCCCAACTTGCCCGATATGAAATCGGTGTACTTATATCCATCGCTTTGCTACTTCGAAGGTACCGTGGTGAGTTTGGGCAGAGGCACAGATAAACCATTTAGGATTTACGGGCATCCGGGGATGGTGGGGTATAGCTTCAATTTCACTCCCAAGAGCGTACCCGGAGCCAAGAACCCACCGTTACTCAACAAACTTTGCTTCGGTGTGGACTTGTCTTCTTTGGCCAATGAAGATATTGTTTCCCATAAGATCTGCTTGGACTATGTGATCAATGCTTATCGCAACCTGAATATGGGAGAGAAATTCTTTACTCCGTTTTTTGAAAAGCTCATCGGTGTGAGCTATGTGCGTACGATGATCATGGAGGGAAAGAGTAGTGACGAGATCAGGTCAAGGTGGAATACCGACGTTGAGAAGTTCAAAGAATTGCGCAAACCTTATTTATTATACAGTGAATAGCATTACACCCATATCAATATGAATCCTTCGATAGTCATCATCACAGTCATAGCATATTTTGCACTGCTTTTTACCATCGCATACATTACGGGACGTAAAGCCGATAATGCAGGTTTTTTTATCGGTAACCGCAAGTCCCGTTGGTACATGGTTGCCTTTGCCATGATAGGCTCCAGCATATCCGGAGTTACGTTTGTTTCTGTCCCGGGTATGGTAGCTACCGGGGCTTTTTCTTATTTACAGATGGTATTGGGGTTTGTAGTGGGGCAATTCCTCATAGCCTTTGTGCTCATTCCCCTTTTTTATAAGATGAGTCTTGTCTCGATCTATGAATATCTTGAAAATCGTTTTGGGCTCTCATCATATAAAACAGGTGCGTGGTTCTTTTTTATCTCCAAAATGCTGGGGGCAGCGGTACGATTGTTTCTTGTATGCCTCACGTTGCAGTATCTTGTATTTGCACCGCTGAGATTACCCTTTGTGCTCAATGTATTCGTGACTATGTTGCTCGTTTGGCTTTACACATTTCAGGGTGGTGTGAAGTCTCTGATCTGGACGGACTCCTTCAAGACGTTGTGCATCATTGTGTCGGTAGTACTTTGTATCGTTTACATTGCGTCGGAGTTGGGGTTAGGCTTAGGCGGCATTGCGAGTACTATTCGCGAAAGCGATTACTCCCAAATATTCTTCTTCGATGATGTCAATGACAAGCGATATTTCTTCAAACAGTTTCTGGCGGGTGTATTCACGGTGATTGCCACTACGGGGCTGGATCAGGATATGATGCAACGTACACTTAGTTGCAAAAACTATAAGGATTCACAGAAGAATATGATCACGAGCGGAATCTTGCAGTTCTTTGTGATTGCCTTGTTTCTGATGTTGGGCGTACTGCTCTATACCTTTACTGCAGCCAAAGGCATTGCCAATCCGCCCAAATCAGACGAGCTCTTTCCTATGGTCGCCACAGGCGGATATTTTCCCATTATAGTGGGAGTCCTGTTTATTGTGGGGCTTATATCATCTGCTTACTCAGCTGCGGGGTCAGCCCTTACCGCTCTTACAACATCTTTTACATTGGATATCTTGGGCGCGAGAAAGAAAGGGGAGTTTTCGGATGTCAGGATACGCAAGCTGGTACATATAGGTATGGCTGTTGTGATGGGGGTGGTAATCTTTGTTTTCAACTCTCTGAACAAGACCAGTGTGATAGACGCCGTTTACACCTTGGCGAGCTATACGTATGGGCCTATTTTGGGTATGTTTATTTTCGGGATATTCTCACGCCGTCATTTGCGTGACCGCTGGGTGCCCGTTGTCGCAGTTATAGCTCCGATACTCTGTTATATACTACAAATGAATTCGGAAGAATGGTTCGATGGGTATAAATTTAGCTACGAACTCCTTATCTTTAATGCATTATTTACGATGGTGGGATTGTGGATTCTGTCATTAAAAAACAAGGAAATCAAGAGATAATATGAAAGCTTTCTGGAAAAGTATTCTACTGGGTGTTGCTCTCTCTCTCATGCCTGCCGTCTTGTGTGCGCAGGAAGAAACTGAGCCCGATGAAATGGAGCAGTTCAAAATAGAAGTCGAGTATATTCTAAACAAACATAACTATCCCGGGCTGTCTATCGGACAAATCAAGGTTAAGAATATCCTTTTTGGCCCTGATATGGTTACTATTTTCGCATCGGAAAATTGTGCTTACATTCCATTTAGGGAAAATAACGTACACCTTATTTATGAAAGCATCAAAGAAGCTTTGCCATCCGTATACGATGGATTTAAGGTGAAGGTAATTACTGATGACAGACCTATCGAGGAATTGATACCTCGAGTATTGAGATATAATAAAGACAGCAAGCGTGAGGTTTTTAATACATACGACGGTAATCCTTTGGTGCGCAATCTGGCACTGCCGTATAGTGTGAAGAAAGGACTCACCAATCGCCATATAGCTATGTGGCAGAGTCACGGATTTTACTATGAGCAAAAGTTGCGCAGGTGGGAATGGCAGCGGGCACGTATCTTTGAGACGGTAGAGGATCTTTACACTCAAGGCTATGTATTACCTTATTTGGTGCCTATGCTGGAACATGCAGGAGCTTGCGTGATGCTTCCCAGAGAAAGAGATGTAAATACTGAGGAGTATATCATAGACAATGATCCCGGTGTGGGGCAAAAAGGCTATGAGGAGCAGAACGGAGACAAACCTTGGATCACAGGCGCGGATAGGGGATTTGCATACAGCAACTTTTATTATCAAGATTATCAGAATCCTTTCAGAGACGGAACATACCGTCAGGCCGAGACTATAACGGATGGAAATGAGAGTAAAGCGTCGTGGAGTGTCAAAGTCAATAAAACGGGTTACTTTGCTGTATATGTTTCCTATAAATCACTGCCCAACTCCACTGACGAGGCTATCTACGAAGTGAACCACATGGGCGGAAGTACCCGTGTAGCAGTAAATCAGACTATGGGAGGCGGTACATGGATCTATATTGGAACTTATAAGTTTGACAAGGAAAATCCATCGGCAAACAAGATTACTCTAACCAATAAATCCGGCAGCAAGGGACGTATGGTAACAGCAGACGGCATTAAGGTTGGCGGTGGTATGGGCAATATAGCTCGTGGTACAACACAAAAGATAGGTAAGAAAAAAATAGAAGTGCCCTATGAGATTAGTGGTTATCCTAGATATACCGAAGGGGCACGTTACTGGTTACAATGGGCAGGTATGCCGGATAGTATCTATTCTGAAAGTCACGGCAAGAACGACTATACCGATGACTATAAGTCACGTGGGCGATGGGTCAATTATATTTCCGGAGGCTCTGTTATCAATCCTACAGAAAACGGTCTTCACGTCCCGGTAGATATGGCGTTTGCTTTCCATAGTGATGCGGGTACTACTTATAATGATTCTATCATCGGTACACTTGGTATCTTCTTTACGAAATCATATGACGGCCTTTACGAAAACAGATCCTCCCGCTATGCTGCCAGAGATCTTACCGATATGATACAATCGCAGATTGTCAATGATGTGCGTACGCTGTACGAGCCGAGATGGACACGCAGAGGGATGTGGAATAAGAGCTACTTTGAAGCCAAAGATCCGAAAGTCCCTACAATGCTTTTGGAGCTGCTTTCGCATCAGAACTTTGCCGATATGCGTTACGGGCTTGACCCCAGATTCCAGTT includes the following:
- a CDS encoding golvesin C-terminal-like domain-containing protein, producing the protein MKAFWKSILLGVALSLMPAVLCAQEETEPDEMEQFKIEVEYILNKHNYPGLSIGQIKVKNILFGPDMVTIFASENCAYIPFRENNVHLIYESIKEALPSVYDGFKVKVITDDRPIEELIPRVLRYNKDSKREVFNTYDGNPLVRNLALPYSVKKGLTNRHIAMWQSHGFYYEQKLRRWEWQRARIFETVEDLYTQGYVLPYLVPMLEHAGACVMLPRERDVNTEEYIIDNDPGVGQKGYEEQNGDKPWITGADRGFAYSNFYYQDYQNPFRDGTYRQAETITDGNESKASWSVKVNKTGYFAVYVSYKSLPNSTDEAIYEVNHMGGSTRVAVNQTMGGGTWIYIGTYKFDKENPSANKITLTNKSGSKGRMVTADGIKVGGGMGNIARGTTQKIGKKKIEVPYEISGYPRYTEGARYWLQWAGMPDSIYSESHGKNDYTDDYKSRGRWVNYISGGSVINPTENGLHVPVDMAFAFHSDAGTTYNDSIIGTLGIFFTKSYDGLYENRSSRYAARDLTDMIQSQIVNDVRTLYEPRWTRRGMWNKSYFEAKDPKVPTMLLELLSHQNFADMRYGLDPRFQFTVSRSIYKGITKFLAYQQKTDYAIQPLPVDNVNVLFDSQDNERAILRWEPVDDPIEPFAKAKSYVVYVRVDDGGFDNGRVVRKNQLSYKILPGHIYSFKVAALNDGGESFPSEIVSIGKAPQSKGTVLVVNGFDRISAPTDFVATRDSLAGFVNNLDHGVPYIRSISFVGQMKEFRRTIPWMDDDASGFGDSYGNYEKIVIAGNSFDYPYLHGQSIMQAGYSFVSSSNESVKERMVSLTDYPIVDWILGKQCQTKMGRGGVKPLEFKTFDSETQKIIQTYCNSGGSFFVSGSYVGTDLYDNPLIKSTKEDRDFAEKTLKYMWRASKAAAGGSFKSVVSPVTQSTKQYNYCSRMNPEVYAVESPDAIEPVDDHGYTFMRYSENNLSAGVAYEGNYKTCILGLPFESIINAKSRDEIMKSVLDFLMPKENPYKPTPKPLVTDKKSKKRK
- a CDS encoding SusC/RagA family TonB-linked outer membrane protein; its protein translation is MNVNLQLTKYFRSYRLGTLIFASAIMGVCANPLHAARPISSDDAEQLIQQNTVVINGTVVDEKGEAIIGASVIEKSMPKNGFATDVNGKFSIKVPEGAVLIITSVGYKKVEVKAHQGMKVVLQDDAKALKEVVVVGYGTQKKVNLTGAVANVNVKEAVASRPVTDVAKALQGITPGLTITNNTGGVGTNSTIKLRGAIGSLNASGGTSPLILVDNVEIPDINLINPDDIETISVLKDAASSSIYGTRAAWGVILITTKSGKRGDKVQVTYSNNFAWNTPTKKPELASTVDNAKFALEVMKRIGLSSKTNIGYTIDDYALKKMMEWNEKYGNMSEKELGELQQGRDFEVSNGKTYFYRSFDPMKEFTKNWTPQQTHNLSISGGNDKTIYNISLGYLNQKGIMKFNTDQYNRYNVNSSITTNIKDWWRVKANILYTKSENEQPYRFTSGQYDAWFYLLRWPRWYPYTTYEGKEFRSAVTDIKAGNKERETQNYIRLNLGTELNPLQNLTVNFDYTYSSINVAEKRDGGKITAYDMFSAAPFDNYKDIYGSSHDRAVQSSSYTTANIFKAYGTYLWELNDNHNFKFMAGMDAEKREALSHYSERRGLISMKYPEIALATGDQYSYSPYDSYHNELSSAGFFGRINYNFQEKYLLELNARYDGSSKFPQGKKWALFPSVSAGWRLSEEKFMEWSKPYVSNMKIRASWGTIGNQDVPANTYISTMSSGNANWIVDGKEVTYLNSPSIISPELTWERVTTLDIGADMRFFNNKFGITMDWYQRVTSDMHSPGETLPLTFGAKSPLINFGEITGKGFEIAMDFNHRFGFGLGVNARASLSHVSEKITKYNSAIKNINSYYEGKKLGEIWGYETDRLFQASDFNPDGTLKDGIASQSLFESGNSTGFKFGPGDVKYKDLDGDGKITYGKNTVDDHGDQKVIGNSLPNYEYSFSFGLDYKGFDFSMFFQGVGKHDYWAYGAFAIPSGGSSYADAFYAHQTDYWTPTNTGAFYPRPSDMSWKTDNQNYLKQTRFLSNMAYLRCKNITVGYTLPEIWVQKIFLQSARVYFSGENLFEFDHMKIPVDPESTAYKAGAGSSTWAFGRSYPFNRTLSMGVKIGF
- a CDS encoding exo-beta-N-acetylmuramidase NamZ family protein, which translates into the protein MKKRALIIFSFFCVLATLCYAQTDSVVVGAARLNEYLPMIHKKRVALFSNHTGLVEGRHTLDVLLEHRVKVTALFSPEHGFRGNADAGEHVSSGKDPSTGVPIYSLYDGRSRYPSQQSMKTFDVLLVDIQDVGLRYYTYYISMMRLMEACARYGKKVVVLDRPNPNGMYVDGPILDMKYKSGVGLLPIPVVHGLTLGELARMAIGEHWLDKKTQSLDLKVIPCLHYTHGTRYTLPVAPSPNLPDMKSVYLYPSLCYFEGTVVSLGRGTDKPFRIYGHPGMVGYSFNFTPKSVPGAKNPPLLNKLCFGVDLSSLANEDIVSHKICLDYVINAYRNLNMGEKFFTPFFEKLIGVSYVRTMIMEGKSSDEIRSRWNTDVEKFKELRKPYLLYSE
- a CDS encoding sodium:solute symporter — translated: MNPSIVIITVIAYFALLFTIAYITGRKADNAGFFIGNRKSRWYMVAFAMIGSSISGVTFVSVPGMVATGAFSYLQMVLGFVVGQFLIAFVLIPLFYKMSLVSIYEYLENRFGLSSYKTGAWFFFISKMLGAAVRLFLVCLTLQYLVFAPLRLPFVLNVFVTMLLVWLYTFQGGVKSLIWTDSFKTLCIIVSVVLCIVYIASELGLGLGGIASTIRESDYSQIFFFDDVNDKRYFFKQFLAGVFTVIATTGLDQDMMQRTLSCKNYKDSQKNMITSGILQFFVIALFLMLGVLLYTFTAAKGIANPPKSDELFPMVATGGYFPIIVGVLFIVGLISSAYSAAGSALTALTTSFTLDILGARKKGEFSDVRIRKLVHIGMAVVMGVVIFVFNSLNKTSVIDAVYTLASYTYGPILGMFIFGIFSRRHLRDRWVPVVAVIAPILCYILQMNSEEWFDGYKFSYELLIFNALFTMVGLWILSLKNKEIKR